A genomic region of Saccopteryx bilineata isolate mSacBil1 chromosome 1, mSacBil1_pri_phased_curated, whole genome shotgun sequence contains the following coding sequences:
- the CCL25 gene encoding C-C motif chemokine 25 isoform X2, producing MNLWLLACLVTCFVDIWAPAIQAQGVFEDCCLAYHPHVRLNVLQHARSYVYQDVSGSCNLHAVIFYFPRKQKRVCGKPQAKWVQKGIMLLKSQQKHPEGPQGSHSWGKKLSSGPSRLRISHSTFRDHTRNNKRNISLQTTANPGL from the exons ATGAATTTGTGGCTCCTGGCCTGCCTGGTGACCTGCTTTGTGGACATCTGGGCCCCTGCTATCCAAGCTCAAG GCGTCTTTGAAGACTGCTGCCTGGCTTACCACCCCCACGTTAGGCTGAATGTGCTCCAGCATGCCCGGAGTTATGTGTACCAGGATGTGAGCGGGAGCTGTAACCTGCATGCTGTGAT ATTCTACTTCCCTCGCAAACAGAAGAGGGTGTGTGGGAAACCACAGGCCAAGTGGGTACAAAAAGGGATAATGCTTCTGAAAAGTCAGCAAAAGCATCCTGAAGGCCCCCAAG GATCTCACTCTTGGGGGAAGAAGTTGAGCTCTGGACCCTCTAGGCTCAGAATTTCACATTCCACATTTAGAGATCATACCAGAAACAATAAGAGAAATATCTCCCTCCAAACAACAGCTAATCCAG GACTGTGA